A genomic segment from Aegilops tauschii subsp. strangulata cultivar AL8/78 chromosome 1, Aet v6.0, whole genome shotgun sequence encodes:
- the LOC109784377 gene encoding uncharacterized protein has protein sequence MDDALSQISQAFRLAGELMGELQASQNGPAYIAARCHDIVHAYNRAIRMLQHYGVGEVAAAAPLDILRPCSTDEAGASQFLGETPAHLAHRKEPFHMPAGVFGARVAPQHTMCAGAGVGTSGGPMRRLPSSRSPPAVQPRQGRRRRESGKRETVLVPAQRTGNTELPPDDGYTWRKYGQKDILGSKYPRSYYRCTHKNYYGCDAKKKVQRLDDNPFMYEVTYCGDHSCLTSTTPLLILPTASTTTSAANSPTAATGSGLPTRDLPMEAAKQTHSATPVKLGISWMPASFQGILAGSVTGMGTIANMKMNVSTTPRDTDYPTLDLADVMFNFSSSMDDIFSSYDRHDT, from the exons ATGGATGACGCGCTGTCGCAGATTAGCCAGGCGTTCCGGCTCGCCGGCGAGCTCATGGGTGAGCTCCAGGCCAGCCAGAACGGCCCGGCCTACATCGCCGCACGCTGCCACGACATTGTCCATGCCTACAACAGAGCCATCCGCATGTTGCAGCACTACGGCGTGGGCGAGGTGGCCGCAGCCGCGCCGCTGGACATCCTGCGCCCGTGCAGCACGGATGAAGCCGGCGCCAGCCAGTTTCTCGGAGAGACTCCGGCGCATTTGGCCCACCGGAAGGAGCCATTCCACATGCCGGCCGGCGTGTTCGGTGCGCGAGTGGCGCCACAGCACACGATGTGCGCGGGCGCGGGCGTCGGCACGTCCGGTGGCCCGATGAGGAGGCTGCCGTCGTCCAGGTCTCCGCCAGCGGTCCAGCCACGGCAGGGCAGGAGGAG gAGGGAAAGCGGGAAGAGGGAGACGGTGTTGGTACCTGCACAGCGGACGGGCAACACCGAACTGCCACCAGACGACGGGTACACGTGGCGCAAGTACGGCCAAAAAGACATTCTCGGCTCTAAGTACCCAAG GAGCTACTATAGGTGCACTCATAAGAACTACTATGGTTGTGACGCGAAGAAGAAGGTGCAACGCTTGGACGACAACCCCTTCATGTACGAGGTGACATACTGTGGCGACCATAGCTGCCTCACTTCCACCACCCCGCTACTCATCCTCCCCACAGCTAGCACCACAACATCTGCTGCCAACTCTCCGACTGCCGCAACAGGCTCCGGCCTCCCCACCAGAGACCTCCCCATGGAAGCGGCCAAGCAGACGCACTCGGCCACGCCAGTCAAGCTCGGCATTAGTTGGATGCCGGCAAGCTTCCAAGGCATTTTGGCAGGCTCTGTCACTGGCATGGGGACCATCGCCAACATGAAGATGAACGTGTCCACGACACCAAGGGACACGGATTACCCGACGCTGGACCTCGCGGACGTCATGTTCAACTTCAGCAGCAGCATGGACGACATCTTCTCTTCTTATGATCGACATGATACATAG